The Manihot esculenta cultivar AM560-2 chromosome 1, M.esculenta_v8, whole genome shotgun sequence genome has a window encoding:
- the LOC110629944 gene encoding amino acid transporter AVT1I yields MAQDGTLTAPLIVDEKEHNFRQEDLESNYTHYTKGTTSTFKTIVNGLNALSGVGILSTPYAVASGGWLSLILLFIIAISAFYSGLLIKKCMEADSNIRTYPDIGERAFGSKGRLVISIFMYTELYLVATGFLILEGDNLQNLFPNVELEMAGFHIGARQTFVVIVALIILPTVWLDNLSILSYVSASGVLASAIILCSIFWAGAFDGIGFQKKGTLLNWDGIPTAVSLYAFCYCAHPVFPTLYTSMKKKHQFSNVLLICFISCTFSYASMAVIGYSMFGSAVESQVSLNLPTTKLSSRMAIYTTLVNPISKYALMVTPIVNVTKNWFPWYCNKKPFNIFISTALLMSTVIVALAVPLFGYLMSLVGAFLSATASIILPCLCYLKISGTYRRLGCEVVVIGGILVLGVAVVIFGTYTSLLQIVGHL; encoded by the exons ATGGCTCAAGATGGGACATTGACTGCTCCTCTCATCGTTGATGAGAAGGAACATAATTTCAGACAGGAAGATTTAGAGTCAAACTACACTCATTATACCAAAGGAACAACCTCTACCTTCAAGACCATTGTCAATGGATTAAATGCTTTGTCAG gtgTTGGAATACTTTCGACTCCATATGCAGTAGCATCAGGAGGGTGGCTGAGCTTGATTCTTCTCTTTATCATTGCCATTTCAGCCTTTTACTCAGGCTTATTGATTAAGAAGTGTATGGAAGCAGATTCAAACATCAGAACTTATCCGGACATAGGAGAACGTGCTTTTGGTAGCAAAGGAAGACTTGTGATATCGATTTTCATGTACACAGAGCTCTACCTAGTCGCCACTGGTTTTCTGATTCTAGAAGGAGATAACTTGCAGAACTTGTTTCCTAATGTGGAACTTGAAATGGCAGGATTCCACATTGGTGCAAGACAGACCTTTGTTGTAATTGTTGCTCTTATTATCTTGCCTACAGTTTGGTTGGATAATTTGAGCATCCTCTCTTATGTCTCCGCTAGTGGAGTTTTAGCTTCTGCTATAATTCTCTGTTCAATCTTCTGGGCTGGAGCATTTGATGGAATTGGATTTCAAAAAAAGGGAACCCTGCTGAATTGGGATGGAATCCCTACTGCTGTTAGCTTATATGCCTTTTGTTACTGTGCACATCCAGTCTTCCCCACCCTGTACACATCTATGAAAAAGAAGCATCAGTTCTCTAAT GTCCTGCTTATTTGCTTCATTTCATGTACCTTCAGCTATGCATCAATGGCAGTTATAGGATACTCTATGTTCGGGTCTGCAGTTGAATCACAGGTATCCTTAAACCTCCCTACCACAAAGCTAAGCTCAAGAATGGCAATATACACCACCCTGGTCAATCCCATATCAAAATATGCGTTGATGGTTACGCCAATAGTGAATGTTACCAAGAATTGGTTTCCATGGTACTGCAACAAGAAGCCCTTCAACATTTTCATTAGTACTGCTTTGTTGATGAGCACTGTAATTGTAGCCCTGGCTGTCCCTTTGTTTGGTTACCTCATGTCCCTGGTTGGAGCATTTTTAAGTGCCACAGCTTCAATTATACTTCCATGTTTATGTTATCTGAAGATTTCAGGCACTTACAGGAGACTTGGATGTGAAGTGGTAGTAATAGGGGGAATTTTAGTATTGGGTGTTGCTGTCGTAATATTTGGTACTTACACTTCTCTCTTGCAAATTGTAGGGCATTTGTGA
- the LOC110622046 gene encoding amino acid transporter AVT1I produces the protein MEVDSNIKTYPDIGERAFGSKGRLVISIFMYTELYLVATGFLILEGDNLENLFPNVELEMAGFHIGARQKFVIIVALIILPTIWLDNLSVLSYVSASGVIASAIILCSIFWAGAFDGIGFHEKGKLLNWDGIPTAVSLYAFCYCAHPVFPTLYTSMKNKHQFSNVLLVCFVACTISYASMAVIGYSMFGSAVESHVTLNLPTTKLSSRLAIYTALVNPISKYALMITPIVNVTRNWFPWYCDKKPFNIFISTALLMSTVIVALAFPFFGFLMSLVGAFLSVTASILLPCLCYLKISGTYRTLGFEVAVIGGILVLGVVVVIFGTHTALLRILGHSDH, from the exons ATGGAAGTAGATTCAAATATCAAAACTTACCCCGACATAGGAGAACGTGCTTTTGGTAGCAAAGGAAGACTTGTGATATCAATTTTCATGTACACAGAACTCTACCTAGTCGCCACTGGTTTTCTGATTCTAGAGGGAGATAACTTGGAGAACTTGTTTCCTAATGTGGAACTTGAAATGGCAGGATTCCATATTGGTGCAAGGCAAAAATTTGTTATAATTGTTGCTCTTATTATCTTGCCCACGATTTGGTTGGATAATTTGAGCGTTCTCTCTTATGTCTCTGCTAGTGGGGTTATAGCTTCTGCTATAATTCTCTGTTCAATCTTCTGGGCTGGAGCATTTGATGGAATTGGATTTCATGAAAAGGGAAAGCTGCTGAATTGGGATGGAATCCCCACTGCTGTTAGCTTATATGCGTTTTGTTATTGTGCACATCCAGTGTTCCCCACTCTGTACACATCTATGAAAAATAAGCATCAGTTCTCTAAT GTCCTGCTTGTCTGCTTCGTTGCATGTACCATCAGCTATGCATCAATGGCAGTTATAGGATACTCGATGTTCGGGTCTGCAGTTGAATCACATGTGACCTTAAACCTCCCTACCACAAAATTAAGTTCAAGACTTGCAATTTACACCGCCCTGGTGAATcccatatcaaaatatgcattgATGATTACGCCAATAGTGAATGTTACCAGGAATTGGTTTCCATGGTACTGCGACAAGAAGCCCTTCAACATTTTCATTAGTACTGCTTTATTGATGAGCACTGTAATTGTAGCCCTGGCTTTCCCTTTTTTTGGTTTCCTCATGTCCCTGGTTGGAGCATTTTTAAGTGTCACAGCTTCAATTTTACTTCCATGTTTATGTTATCTGAAGATTTCAGGCACTTACCGGACACTTGGATTCGAAGTGGCAGTAATAGGTGGAATTTTAGTATTGGGTGTTGTTGTCGTAATATTTGGTACTCACACTGCTCTCTTGCGAATTCTAGGGCATTCTGATCATTAA
- the LOC110629937 gene encoding pentatricopeptide repeat-containing protein At2g36730, producing the protein MVRLPIPTTVPIFPPKTVNAHSYFVSTKHQCLSLLKSCSSIKHLSQIHAQIQVSGLQQDNFLVFELIRFCSLSPSNNLAYARSLLYHSVNSIPPSSWNIVIRGYSTSNTPREAIWVFRRMRREGIRPNNLTFPFLLKACASCFAIKEGKQVHVDVIKHGLDCDVYVNNNLVHFYGSCKKISDACQLFDQMCIRTVVSWNAVITSCVGSLRLGDAIGYFVKMMDFGFEPDQTTMVLMLEVCAEMGNLSLGKWIHSQVIERGLLLNYQLGTALVDMYAKSGAISYAKLVFDRMKEKNVWTWSAMILGLAQHGFAKKGLELFVEMMKSSSIQPNYVTFLGVLCACSHAGLVDDGFRYFHEMEYRYNIKPMMIHYGAMVDILGRAGRLKQAFDFIMSMPFQPDPIVWRTLLSACSIHDVNDINGVADNVRKKLLELEPRRSGNLVMVANMYADAGMWEKAANVRRLMRDGGLKKKGGESSVELAGSSHQFFSGYNSQDDDQGIYQLLDVLNLHMQTVNLL; encoded by the coding sequence ATGGTTCGACTTCCAATCCCAACGACAGTTCCCATTTTCCCTCCCAAAACCGTAAACGCTCATTCATATTTCGTTTCTACAAAACACCAATGCCTCTCTCTTCTGAAATCCTGCTCCTCAATCAAACATCTCTCTCAAATCCATGCTCAGATACAAGTTTCTGGTCTCCAACAAGACAACTTTCTCGTATTTGAACTCATTCGGTTCTGTTCTTTGTCTCCTTCAAATAACTTGGCTTATGCCCGCTCCCTGCTTTATCACTCTGTTAACTCAATCCCACCATCTTCTTGGAATATAGTCATTAGAGGCTATTCTACTAGTAATACCCCAAGAGAGGCTATATGGGTCTTCCGTCGAATGCGAAGAGAAGGAATTAGACCCAATAACTTGACCTTCCCTTTTCTTCTCAAAGCATGTGCTTCGTGTTTTGCAATCAAAGAGGGAAAACAAGTACATGTGGATGTTATTAAGCACGGTTTGGATTGCGATGTGTATGTCAACAATAATTTGGTCCATTTTTATGGGTCATGCAAGAAGATTTCGGATGCATGTCAGCTGTTCGATCAAATGTGTATTAGAACCGTGGTTTCATGGAATGCAGTAATTACTAGTTGTGTTGGGAGTTTGAGGTTGGGAGACGCAATTGGATATTTTGTGAAAATGATGGATTTTGGGTTTGAGCCAGATCAGACCACGATGGTGCTCATGCTTGAGGTCTGTGCCGAAATGGGGAATTTGAGTTTAGGTAAATGGATTCATTCTCAAGTCATTGAGAGAGGGTTGCTACTGAATTATCAATTGGGTACAGCTCTTGTTGATATGTATGCAAAAAGTGGAGCCATTAGTTATGCTAAGCTAGTTTTTGATAGAATGAAGGAGAAAAATGTTTGGACATGGAGTGCAATGATTTTGGGGCTAGCTCAACATGGATTTGCCAAAAAAGGGCTTGAACTTTTTGTTGAGATGATGAAGAGCTCTTCCATACAACCAAATTATGTCACGTTTCTTGGTGTTCTTTGTGCTTGTAGCCATGCTGGTTTGGTAGATGATGGATTTCGGTACTTTCATGAAATGGAATATAGATACAATATCAAACCAATGATGATACATTACGGTGCCATGGTTGATATCTTAGGTCGTGCTGGCCGTCTCAAACAGGCTTTTGACTTCATTATGAGCATGCCTTTCCAGCCTGATCCAATTGTATGGAGGACATTGCTTAGTGCTTGCAGCATTCATGATGTTAACGACATTAATGGAGTAGCAGATAATGTAAGAAAGAAGCTGCTTGAACTAGAGCCAAGGAGAAGTGGGAACCTTGTGATGGTTGCAAACATGTATGCTGATGCGGGAATGTGGGAGAAAGCAGCAAACGTCAGGAGGCTAATGAGAGATGGTGGCTTGAAGAAGAAGGGCGGGGAGAGCAGTGTTGAATTAGCTGGATCCAGCCATCAGTTTTTTTCTGGGTATAACTCTCAGGATGATGACCAAGGTATTTACCAGTTGCTAGATGTACTGAACTTGCACATGCAGACGGTAAATTTATTGTGA